The sequence below is a genomic window from Vespula pensylvanica isolate Volc-1 chromosome 1, ASM1446617v1, whole genome shotgun sequence.
ACGAGTGAGCTATGTACGACGAATCGCAACTACGATTACGAAATCGCGAAGATTTTCACGTAGATCAGAATAGGCAGTAGAGCACGTGAGAGGTACGAGAGAGGAAAAGTTAACGTGCTACCTTTCCTCGAGAGATCGAGTAATAAAGGATGAAGTAACGATgggaaagatatagaaaaagagagagaacgaaaataaaagcaCGTGTGCCTCTTTCGCcagtgagaaagatagaaaaaaaaaaaaagaaaaagaaggcgCGTAGGATGGACAAGCTAGTGTAAGTGGCTGCACAAACATACAACCGCCATAAATCGTCCTCATCTTCGTTTCACGATGTTCCATATTTAAACTTCTCGCCGTTCGTTTAACGTCGTCTTTCCTTCCGTCAAGCATGTAAAGTACGATGTCGTACGTATAATTAACTTGCCAATGACAATGTCCAATGATAGCAAGATATAATACACATTGTACATAGATCTTCGTTTGTTCGAAATAAAAGACGAAATGACCTATAAACGTTGTCATCGTAATACGTTAACGTTTCATATAACTATCTCTGTATGTATAGTATTTATTGtacgcgtatatacgtatatacatagatattacatgtatatgaACTCTTGCAAGAACGTGGAAAGTTTTGCAAAGTTCTCCATCGGGGAAATTGATGAATATTTAGAATCGATGTTACAAAGCGaaaggagaatgaaaaaaaaaaaaattaaagagaaaagaaaaagaaaatataaagaaaaggaacggcGATGAAGCGTAACGCGAAGTCGACGAGAAATAATGTCGACACCACTCgaaaacaacaacgacgacgacgacgacgacaataacGATGGCGAcggagacgacgacgacggcgacggcgacgtcgacgacgacgaggacgacaatgacgatgacgacgacgacgacgacgatcgtgaCGCGCGTCGCAAAAGTCGATTATCGCTgccgaagaaacgaaaggatttCAGGTCGATTTCGTGAGTTAGAAACTTTCGTGCCGGCGCACGTCGAATGGAAATCGAGATTTTACCATACATATTCTCACgtcattcctttcttcttcgatacgaatttcttattccttttttacgtttatttcgatagatcgaaaaaaaaaagattatatatgtacatacatacatacgtgtgtatatatatatatatatatactcacgtGTAGGGCTGCTCCTCGCCACGCATCTCACATATCACGTTTGTCAATgccattatataattttttgccAATGTTAGTGTTTCTATTTTGCTTAACTTCCTCTCCATTTTGACGTGTGGTATTACTTCGCGTAATTGCTGAAAAACAATTTGTATTAAAGTTGAAACGGCGTTAGATATTCGCAAaggttttctattttctttacaaattttcttcacTTTAGTGTGAATTTGATAGCGGGAGGAGTTAAGGAGATGGTCAGAGAGGATTACCTCGAACGCGTCGTTAAGAGAATGCAtcctcattctttctctctcgttactCTCGAGCCTTCTGAGGTTTCTCTCGCGCGCAGAAATTCCGCTCTTCCGCCTCCGTGTCGTCGGTGGTCCACcgcgatttcttcttttcgcttGCTTCGGGCTTCTCTCGCTACCGCTGCTGTCACTTTCCTCGCCCACCTTCATTTACATCGGAAACAGATAAATCAAAGCTCGATTATTCATTActctcttcattttatttcttttcattcgaaaacggtaacgaatgaaaaagtctactgatcaaaatataattccaTGACAATCCTCTTTCAAGTAATCAATTGGACAGATAACGCCAATTGTGCGATAAGATTCTTGAagcttcaaaaaaaaaaaaaaaaaagaaaaaagaaaaagaaaaagtaagtcTATCATATCGATAATCAACGATTCAAAGTTGATTACAACAATTACATAATACAAAGTTCTCAAATTATTGACAACAAGATTAAAATTTAGTAACGTGAGATCTTTCTCAAATTTCTTGTCACAAAGTTTTTGTTAGAATCGAGTttctaagaagaagaaaaaaaaagtgaaatagtAAAATTACTTAGCTCTATCGTTCGTGAAGTGTAAGTTTTTTCTTGTCGACTATCGAGCCACGTTCTGTAATAACTTTCGAAATCGAGATTCGGTTGATTGCGATGGAGGAATTAAAATACAATCTGACGTTTGTCAAGAGCAGAACGAATTCTCAAAACGCAATTGATAAGATTAAGAACGTCGTGATATCTAACTTAATTTGTCACCGTACGCCGCTGCATAGCGCGTActgataaagaaattatttactaaCCGACGAGTTATCGAAAGTTTAaaccttttattctctctatgATTTTTCGACGCACTTTGAAATTCAACAAAGTtcttaatttatgtatatcgatGTTCGATGACACATACGGTCATTAATTACGATATTACTTATCGCATATAATTAAGCTGTGCCgttcaataattattgtttgtttcaatgaatgaaacgaaaagattTACCAAGAGTTAactatcgagaaagaaatacctCGGTGCCAACGACATGATGGCGACTGCGTTTTCCTGTAAGCGAGTCAACGGAAGCGTCGTCTAAATCGATGTACATCTCCTGATCACCGCAATCCTGATCGCTACCAGACAATCTTTCCAGGCTTCGCATTATCTTGAGAAAAGCCGTGACGCAAGCCACCtgctgaaaaaaaagaaaaaaaaaaaaaagaaaagaacaaaatgtcGATAATGCGAGAAAgacatcgaaagaaattaaagctTAAACGTTCCAATATTGACGCATATATTTCGCGTTGAAAATAAGGAAATTCATATTGCTATCGGAACATTCGTCGTGACGAATTTACACAGTTCGCTTTATTATTACGCCATGGACGTTGTGTAATATTGTAGCAATAATATTTCTCTAGTATGTCAATAGCTTCGATAATGGCAAGATGGACATGGTCGATTATGAAAGTATCTAAATGGCCTTTAGAGTTCTAAAGTTCTAACTTTCTTAAAACAAAGTCGGTAGTTGACGAGTTTTAATGgacaataaatgaaaaaaataaataaataaataaataaaaagaattttcttttacgatcttctctctccctttccctctctcttcctctctctctctctctctctttctctctctctctctctttttcgatctatctatctatctatctaatctattcatctatctcgattttctataaaaatagcCCTAATGCAAAAATCTTTTAATGCAAATACGTGGAGAGTTTGCGACTATGAGCGTATTAACGATTAGGAATAATGACAGATATAATGGATAGGTTCGTAGTTACGCGCTCGTTACATATACGGTTGCTCTGGTAATAACGTTTCCTACAGGTTATCGCACTTTCGATAGTAACAAAGAAAATGCTTCGTAAGATAAATTCCGCCGATCGTATCTCTCGGCGAGGTCGAATGCACTCgtaaagaagtaaaaatgTCCGTTCACATCGCCGACGTACTTCTCAATCTGGTTTTCGAATCATTTTAACAGCTCGACTTTTATAACACGATCGCGAATCATCGCTTATCGATATCACAACGATCCGACATATTCGTTGTGCCTCGTAAAACATATTCGAGcgtataatttttaacgagtCGGGTTGAATATtacaataaacaataatttcaGATCGAGGCCAATGAATATGGACGATATATTGTCAGCTTTTTATCCAAGTTCGATGCGTttcgattttttgtttttcttttcatttatttcgttgAGAAGTAAACGGAcgtaatgatgaaaaaaaaaaaataacaaacaaacaaagaaaaaaagaaaaagaacatatagaaaaatagaaaaaatagtaagaagaagaaatgaaatgaaaaaatctaTACTTCCGACCAAGATATTGATCTTTATATAAATCCTACTAATCTTCCTTGATAATTCAAAGAATATCGATTGCACGAAGAACACttggagataaagagatatttaCTAGCGAAGGCGGatgtgtctttttttcttcttagaaTATTATAGAGGAGACGAAAGAGATCGTACgctcgaaacgaaataaaaacttttgtaCGTACGCTCGAATCTCGTCGTTtgacacgtacatacgtaggaGTTAAAATGTTTCGATGAAACGAGAGATAAGTCGTTGCAGGGATCTCCCTGAAAATCTTACTGTCTGTGTTTTAACCGTCTCGAAAGACTATCAACGACTGCGCTCACGAAGCGAGGAGAGGAGCGGcaagagagataataaaactTGGGATAACCGATGTTTTTCTCGCTACCAAgtatttctattcatttttcaCGTCTTTgataaatagatttaaatgaataaataacaaattacatatacttcgtttttcaattcgaaagaatcgaacattgtagaaaatatcatgtagaataatatttttaatagtttacCTTAGAATTTATTTAGTTACGAGGTCAACgatctatcatttttttctttttttttaagaagtaatcaacgatatataaaagttgGACAGTTTCGAACCGGTTTGAACTGATATCATACGCACTTGGATTTCgaactttatatattaatacttgaGCCAACCAGTTCTCCAAAGTAGAACATTCCACTATCGGAcgtaactttttaattttctcggaCAAATTTAGAATGCTATATAATTGATCTACGTACGATCATCGACTTTCGTTACGATCTCCCATTCACCCGGAGATATCTATGAGCGTCGGATTGTTTGAAAATTATGAGTCATTAGTGATTGATTTAACAACcgtcttaaatttttttagattcgTCAATGCGCGATAGCGCTCGTTGATCAGTTAGcactaataataaatacatatgtaacagATATAACATATAGGATTATATAGAAAGCTCGTGGAATGGTGATCGCGAGTCGATCGTGAAAGGAAATGCaagttcgatcgaacgatcctaGTTTTCAACTAGGAGTTTCCAAGTAGACTCAGCTGGTGTCAGCTGTTCGTAGAAAGATGGTCCGACTTTCGACGAGTTGAAGGCCTCGTTTCGCTGGGATCCGTCGGCTAactaagaagagaagaaaggtatTTTCGGCTACCTCCAACGAAGCGGCTTTTAAATGTGTCGCACTATTATTAAGGTCGTCTCATAGAATATACCGTGCGATCGCAAGATAACGCATTGTCGAGTCGAATGTCTGTCGTCTTTTCCACGTCCGCCCACTGCCTTTACACGGACGCAAATAGCGAGAGAATCCTAAGATATCTTTTCTCCGTCGGTAACACTTTGATTTTAAATGATTCAGAGTTGACCTCAAATTCATacgtacctatctatctatgtatttacattTAGCCTGCTCTATTTTATaacatcgaataaataaaatgtgtaaGTAGGTACATATACGATCtcgacgaaataaatttcgttatcTCTTCTAAATCTGCTCGAGGGTTTCttcctttaaaataaatgaaaaaagaaaaaaaaaaggaaagaaaaaagatatacgataaaaaaaaagagaaagaaaaagaggaaaaaaacagGATACACGCGGTCCTCCGGTACTCAACGAGATCGTACTCACGTCCGTATAGATCCGGTCAGTGAATTCATTCGGGTGGAATGCAGTCGGCGTCCTTTCCCAAACGTTACCGGTCTTTGCGTATTTCGCTTCTCGTCGCGTCGTCCTACGCACGTGAATACTTTTCATGCGCATTACAAGGAACGCAAACGTCGAGATTTTCTCAGACGAACACGAACgaaattataatcgatttctttttttctttccttctttctatctttctttctttctttctttctttctttctttctttctctttttattttatttactttttctttttcttttctcttctcttctcttctcttttctttttatttatttatttatattttcttcattttttgtttatttctatttatttatttatttattttttttttttcggaaacGTTTCGCGAAACGTGAAgcaaatattcgaaaattccGGTCTTGCGAATTCGTCTCGACCACACTGCTTCCTTCCTTATTATGATTTGAAGAAATGTTGTGAAActagaaaaggagagagaaaaaaaagaaatagagacagagacttCGATCGTGAAAAGATTTAACGGAGAGTTGTGGTTTCCTGCTTCTGACGTAAAATAACGCTTGTAGACACTGTCCAGGCATAAGGAATGCTTGTTTAGCAAAATTCCATGGTAACGTTCCGCTCAAAGTGTAATCTCCTAATTACCGAAACGCGTCGGAGTGCTAAGTGTCATAATTAATCGAACACGagatacaaaatacaaaatacaatGCTCGTTTGTACAACTTCTCTAAACGAttctttacaatttctttcttaattctGCGGATATTAACCTCCTTATTCGGCAAAGTGAAACTTCTCTTGTACGTTTAGTTAATTACTTTCAAcgaaataagtaattaaaatgaGAAACTATTTAAATCATTCagtaattcatatttttgatgatgatagaaaaagaaaaagaaaagaaagaaagaaagaaaaaaaaaaaaaagaaaagaaaaaagaatgaatgaataatatgTTAATGCAAGATAGAAACGATCGTTTACCTTTAGCAGCTGACTTTTTTCCGCAATGTCGATGCTGTCACTTTTCCGTCACGTCCATCGGTCACTAAGATCTACAAGTTTTCAATACCCAGAAGACGTTCCGATTttttgagatttttttttttcaccataAAATCCTCCGATCTTCTTTTCAGACTGATTTCCTTCAACATGAACTTTATCTCGATGATCTTTCCCAAAgaattttcctctcttctttttcctttcttagtTAAGAATGTTTCTGTTTAGGTTCTTCGTCATTCGTTGAATTTTCCAAAAAGAACTTTCCCGCATTTCAGAACTCTATAAATTCGTCGATGCTGCATCGACACTCGTCCGATGTGGCTACTCCCTTTCTACAACACGTGccaaattattcgatattgacaagagagaaaacttgATTACattaagaattataaaaatctttcaatgCGTGAATCGGAACGATCGAAGACGCGTTAAAAAAGTTTGTATATCGTGGAACGAGCGATCGTGCAAGAACTGAATCGAAGCAAGACTTTTATAAGGCGAGTCTTTGATTATATCGACGCTTAAAGAAATATCCTGTTAAAGAAGTTTTTAACTGCTATTTAAATGTAAAGTTCGAAGCGTATCTGTATGCGTATGCGTGTTTTAAGCTCGACGATCGACCAGTcgattattcgttttttcaGCAAATGTTAATCGATgccgaaggaagaaaggagagagaaagagagagagagagagagagagagagagagagagagagagagagagagagagaaaggagaaagagcaAGGAGTAAATTATCTCTCCAAGTTGATCGTTAAATTATTCGGGCGCAAATTTTTGCATTCCTAACGGAATTTCACATGGAATATCACGAAggaatttcttcattttgtaACTGGTCGGTTAACGTTTTATAAACTGCATCGGAAACTCGCGTACGACCTGCTGCCGATTATGAAAGTAATTGTTAGtgctcgtcgtcgttgtaccGTGTTCTTATATAACTTTATATCCAGTTGACGCGAGAAGGAAGAACTTGgataaaggataaagaagCGCATTCGTTGAAAACGGAAACGTGgaaaatcgtttcgatcgattaaatcgaattcGAAATTGAAATCTGATCGAGAGAGTTTGCCAAGAGAGTTTTGCGAAAAGACGAAATTATCTGAAATCGTGGGCTGCACgaaaacgtaaaaattatataaattaatttgagGAAGCACGTGCATTGCTCCTCGTGTGTCGAAAGTTTGGTCGAGGGAATTCTATTTAATTCCGTAAGCATGCACGCGGTAATTAACAACAAGCCGTACGTTATACGGAGCGCATGgatgaataaaaagaggaaaagagaagaaaagaggctCATGGAAACGtggcaagagaaagagagagagagagagagagagagagagagacggtggAGAGCAGCGAGCTACGAACGagattctcttcctttctcctttcactcgttaatttttttcccaGACGCCTCCGTCTCGCGTACGGCCTTCGATCCGACATCGGTGAGCGCCTTTTTGACGATTCACGCTGCGCTTCTTTGGAAACCGAAGGAATTTTAGATCAACGATTAACTAAGCTAGCTAATTAAACGAAACCACCAACCGAGAATACGTCGATAGTTTTATCGGTTTGCTTGTCCAGGTGTAATGTCGATAAGGCGCCTGTTGACGCGTACCGTCGTGTAATTGaacaaggaaagaagaataagagaaagaaaatgtgggAGAAGGCGAGGATAATgataacgaagaagacgaatacGAAAAGTGAAGACgacgaagtagaaaaaaaataatgacgaaGAGAAGGCgtaggaggagtaggagaaggTGAAAGAAACACGCCAAGCGAGGAATTCAAGGCGTTCGAACGCCTTGACGTGCGCGCGCGTTACGACCGCGGGGCACGAACGTCATTGTTATCATCGTTTGCATTTTCCATTTCCCATTTTCAGTGCGATCGTCTCTACGAGTCTCCGATGAGTGTTACGAGGTCATATCCGCGTGCAAGCGGTCGAGCTCGCTCGAGTGTTTCTAccaataataaattctatctatttatatatgtaccttCTCTCCCACTGTTTATATGAATTAGAGATAATATGCAGTCATgactttctttattatcgtaaacgatgatattttcatttcagagAATATcgcatagaaaataatttccacGGAATCGTGGTACAGATAAGAGATCGGTTCGgaaagagcgaaagaagaTGTAACGCTGATCGAgcttaaaagagaaaggaaataacgTTTATCGTTATATGAAATTTCGTAGACACGTGTCTACGAAAGGACGAGCGTATTATCATCGATGAAAATCATTCTCGATCGGTCGGTTCTCCCTCGCGGACACGGACTTTCATATGATCAAAAGAAACCGGTAGATCGTACCACACTGGAAGTACTTTCACGAGCGCGTTGTCTACGACGCAGCGGTATCGTCTTGGCCGATCTCAAAACtacgtatttctctctttctctctctctctctctctctctctctctctctctctctctctctctctctatttctccctcttttctcgcGCCGCTTTCGTTCTGAGGCTCACGAGCTCTCGGTTGATTTTTCATCGGTATCGAACTTATCCGCCGTTCGAAAAAGGATCCCGCGATGAAACCGCGAACTACTGCGTTAGAAAGTGCACTTTAAATGTCGCTAcactaacgaacgaacgaacgaacgaactaagCGGCGAGTTAAGTAAGCAGCACCGGCGTACTTTTACTTTCGCTCTCGGTAGCCGAAGAAGGTAGCAATTTTGCGCGAGTTCCCCGTGAAATTCGCATTTTGTATTTCGCCCGAcgatactttcttcttttcctttatttctttctttatctccttcCACGTTTCCCTTACAATTATATACGCGCAttcgacaacaacgacaacggcAACGATGCTTCCCCTTTCCTTCAACTTTCTGTGAGAGCGTGGACAACGTCcacgaataaatttaaataacgttACGTCGCGCAAGGCGAATAACTTGTCGCCGTCTATTTGGACAACTCAtttcttctccacctcctccttcttttcctcttctttcactCTTCCCTCCTACATCTTTAAATCCTCGttctaattatatcgataacgCGCGTACATACTTTATCAGAGAAACCTATCCTGCAGCTGCCGATTTAAGTCGATCGCTGAAGcgactatctctctttctccctctctctctctctctctctctgacatACACCAAACATACACGTCACGATACATCGATCATTCTTAAACTATCCGATCCATCGTCGATGGAAACGATCGAATGTGAAAGTAGAGTGCCGGCTAGATCGAAATGTCAAAACGCTCGCTCTCCTTTGCCGTATACAAACTTAGAagggatagaaataaaagagaaagaaaaaaaaagcacaaagagaaaaaaaaaagggaaaaaaaaaatccaaaaagaaaagacaaagaataaaagtacGAAGAAACTAACACACGCGTTTCCTTTCTAACGTGAACTAAAACTTGACGCCGTACCGTTAATCGTGCTGGATTCTCTATTTCCTTTCCCAGAGTTTCTGCCACTCGTACGATGcgtaaaataggaaaaagaatgaaaaggaggaaaatagaaagagagagagagagagagagagagtgagagagaaagaggaaggaagaaccATAAAAGCGCGAACACTGTTCACTGTACTCTCTGCACGCTCACGTATTATTATACACCTGCCTTCTTGGATCTTCTATTCGACACAACGAGAAACGCGCAGCGAAGAGTCGCGGCTAACCGAGCGCCCGATCCGGACTGACTATAACTGTAAAGGATCGCTTGTCTCTGCCGAGCCGTCAACCCCCACTCCTTTGCTTTTCTTGCCGCTGTTGCCGC
It includes:
- the LOC122629796 gene encoding protein dimmed-like isoform X3 is translated as MRSLERLSGSDQDCGDQEMYIDLDDASVDSLTGKRSRHHVVGTEVGEESDSSGSERSPKQAKRRNRGGPPTTRRRKSGISARERNLRRLESNERERMRMHSLNDAFEQLREVIPHVKMERKLSKIETLTLAKNYIMALTNVICEMRGEEQPYTFVDGECGSNSGDSTGQLELSGGEQLEEASPASILETNNNSLLHEDLERRIP
- the LOC122629796 gene encoding neurogenin-3-like isoform X2; protein product: MRMKSIHVRRTTRREAKYAKTGNVWERTPTAFHPNEFTDRIYTDVACVTAFLKIMRSLERLSGSDQDCGDQEMYIDLDDASVDSLTGKRSRHHVVGTEVGEESDSSGSERSPKQAKRRNRGGPPTTRRRKSGISARERNLRRLESNERERMRMHSLNDAFEQLREVIPHVKMERKLSKIETLTLAKNYIMALTNVICEMRGEEQPYTFVDGECGSNSGDSTGQLELSGGEQLEEASPASILETNNNSLLHEDLERRIP
- the LOC122629796 gene encoding basic helix-loop-helix transcription factor amos-like isoform X1 yields the protein MRMKSIHVRRTTRREAKYAKTGNVWERTPTAFHPNEFTDRIYTDQVACVTAFLKIMRSLERLSGSDQDCGDQEMYIDLDDASVDSLTGKRSRHHVVGTEVGEESDSSGSERSPKQAKRRNRGGPPTTRRRKSGISARERNLRRLESNERERMRMHSLNDAFEQLREVIPHVKMERKLSKIETLTLAKNYIMALTNVICEMRGEEQPYTFVDGECGSNSGDSTGQLELSGGEQLEEASPASILETNNNSLLHEDLERRIP